The nucleotide window CGTTGCCAGCCGTCGACAAGAAGAGGCGTAAGGGGTTGCACCTGAGGAAGCTGAAGGCCAACTGCAAGCCGGAGGAGCTGCAGAAGCTGAAGTTACAATGCGAAGTTAGTTGACTTCGTGGGAAGattgtagaaaattttttaaatcaaggGTCTGATTTATCTCTTGGAAATCATTTCGATGAAACCTCGATAAGATCTAGGAATAGTCGAACGATACGAATAAGTGGACGACTTCCTTGGTTCTATAAGATAATATCTGCTCGTGAGAGAAATAGTATATCTTTCATTGCCATATGAATTCACGAATGGCCGATTTCTCTGTCCTCTATGCAACTCGAAGATTACAGATCGGTGTTTGAGTATGTAAGATTATCGTTCTAGTAGTtgttgtccttgtctttggaAGCTTTAGTCATTACAAAACGCTTTGTCATTACTTAAGTATTATTCCGAATAATCTCTTATAGATACCTTTCCCTGTAGCGCATTTGAGAGAGGATTAACCACTTCCTGGCctcatttttcgtttcatttatctTAAAATGACTAATCACTTTTCTACTAGAATCACGTAAACTTTCCAAACCTAAACGAGTATTATGAATATCATGAGTACTAACGCAGTCTTCCGTATAATCCGTAGACTAAAAGCACGGTTAAtgaggaaataaaaagtgtaGTAACAAATTGTGGCATAGGATGAAATAACAAGCACGTATCATAAATATCGTGTTCATTTATGtcacgaaaatattattatttgaataatgtcAACAGGTACTGATCCGCGATTGCATCGCTGGACTCTTGACGAATCTTTCGGTACGAGATTTTCAGGAAATGGAAGGTATGCCGTTCGATCAATTTGATAGACGTCTTATCGACAAGTcagatttccaatttttatcattCTCCTTCTTTTTAGGTGAGTTGAATCGCGCGATATGCTGGTACCTTAGCTGCGACAGGTATTGGGAAGACACGAAAAAGCAACAGAGGCACACACCTTGGTACCTGTTAAGCATTTTTCTGCTCGTTCTATCTTTGTCCATTTATGCGTGCTACTACATTATTTGGGTGTTGTTCAAGTACGTACGTTGAAACATATTTACACATAACAATGTCGTCCCATGATTTATCACCGTTTGCGTGTATATAAAAACAGCGATAAGAGAATTTACCAGCACGACGACCATCATCACATATGTAGCGAGGTAGATCTAATTAAAGATGCAACGCGATACAAATATGTTAAATGTTTACAACAATGATAGGTCACATACTCTTTTCGTAACTTTATTTGAAATCGTTCCAgaattcgatattaaaaattacacatatgtatatctacgTAGAATTAAACTGAAGATATTAACGAACGGCTTGGGTAAAAGTGCAAAtataactttttctttttatgcaTGTAAATGTTTAGACGTTCGAAGATTTACATTGTTTTTACACCGAAGAACCTGATAGTATAGAAAAAATAACGTCCGAGATCATTTTTACGATTCAAAGACACGAAGGCGTCATTAATCCCATAAATTCTACTTAAAATGCCAGATATCAATATTCCCACTcgaaatgtattatatatttttaaccaaAGATATCATTCATCTTATCCAAATGTAGTACATACATTGTATTTATCCTCGTTAATTACCATGATTCATCGAGACATCAATTTTTCAGTTCAGCAGAAGAAGACAGGTTGGATGGAACGGGAAGCTTAGACTACACGGATGGAGGTCTAACGGCTACGTCCTCGTTACACGATCAGAGTGGTCATGGCGACAGTAGAACCAGTGGCAGAAGAAAAGGTGAGCCAGGGGACGATAATCTGCCCTCGAACGAAGAAATGCCCgatcattatatatatgtaacctATCCACCCGAGCTTAAGCAGCGATTACTGGACAGGTAAATAAGATGAGAAAAGATGAAACAAGTATGGGACATTGGTATCGAAATTGTATAGTGATCTTCCTGGTTGCAGCTGCTACAATAGAACCACTCGACTATAAAGTTGAAGAGGTAGGAGAAGGGTGGACAAAGATTCGTTCGAAAGTACGAGAACAGCTCGCTCGGTATCACGAGTCGGTCCCACGGCAAAACACCTTCTTCCTTATTTTTCCCCTCTCTTAATCTTCGTGTTTTGTATACCAACCGTGAGAATAAATTGCAAAGCGTACAcgagaaaaaaatttgttgtcAATACCTCTGTTCGCGTtgtttatatttcgttttactaAACTATCAATGTATGTCAAAGCTTTATACTTAAGATAAGCTCAGCATCCACTCGAAAATctcattttgattaatttatcTCTAAAATAGTCGATAAATAGTCGAGTACTGGACTCGATCGTtcaaatcgaatattttatcaaatctttccgataatttgtataatttgtttcttcaaGGCTATCTGGTCGGCCGAAGAATGTAGTTTACAGTTTTATCTATAAATAGTTTCTCGAGTCTACGATAACCCGTTTGCTTATAGCAAACTATGCTCATGCTTCTTTCGACCATCACACGTCTTGAAAATGTCTGGCGATCTTTTTAAGGAACGGTATATTAATGTCAAATTTCTTGTAAAACTCGGGAAAAAAGGAACTGAAATAGTTAGCACGTTTAAAcatatagattatatatatatatatataaacatatagaGAGGGAGCAAGAAGCATGTGAAGATAGCAACCACTTACAAATGGTCAAAGAGGTTTcatgaaggaaaagaagagatgGAAGATAATGCTCGATCTTCTACTGAGTAGTTCTAAAGAAGAACTTTTAACGTGTTCATAAAGTTGCGTTATCACTTATCGGATAATCGCTGAAGAGCTCGATCTTCTACTGAGCGGTTCTAAAGAACTTTTAACGtgtttataaagttatgttATCACTGATCAGATAATCGCTGAAGAGCTTAGTATCAGTCGAGTAAATgtgtattcaattttaaaagacGACTTAGAAATACGAAAACCTGACACTAGAATTATCTCACGATTTACTGAttcaattttacgaatttttttaACAGACTAGTATAAAAGCGTAAATACGTTCACGACAGGGacaatacataaaaaaatgatGTAGGCAATAATACCTCCTTGGGTCAGTAGTTTCggttttattttgaaactgaAAGTTCGATTCGAAACTAAAACCAGTAAGTCATCTTAATGGATCCATCGGAGTCCCGTTGCGTGTCCATCACGCTGGATTGTCGAACCAGCCGACGTACGCTCGCATTACTGGGCCTTTGTTGATCCTCTAACAGTCTCTGAGGAATCGGTGCCTCAGGTACTTCGTGCATCTCCACCGTCTCTCTGATCGATAAATCTTCGTAAGAAGCCGCGGCCGATGAAGGTCTAAGATCAGCCAAAGCAACGACGCgttatttacaacatttacaTAAGAaggaatatttatgtatttaatcgACAGTTTTTGCCAATGATACGACTCGTACTTGGTCGGGACGCAACGAAAACAATCGGCACAAGTCCAATCCTTTCCAAACAGCTCCCCTTCCTCCACAGTCTGTGGTAATCGATGATGCAGCGTCTCCGGCAAACGCAAGCCAGACAGTCCGCCGATTACAGATACGACGCCAAGAATCACGAGGGGCAGTACCAAGTTCTCCTTGCCCTAATGACGTAAATTCCTGGAAGATTTAACTGAACGCGGAGACACGATAAGCGTATTTACGATTACTTACAAGATAAGTAACAAAAGGAATGATTATAAGGCCGAGACCACTGATGTAGGCGGAGAAACCTATCGCTACGCCGCGTAGTTGTGTAGGGTAAAGTTCACCGGCGAACggatatataattaaaaaagaggCTGATATTGCGGATTTTGATAAGAGGAATAGAATTAGCGTCGTCACAACTGCATCTATAAAAAGACAAAGATGGAAtagttaaaatgaaaaaatttatttcgaaactACTTTCagtatttctctttttattatatgatttataCGAAGAATCTGTTTTCctgtttttttctcttttattagcATAATGTAGTACCAGATGACAAAAGAACCGTAGCAATGCACGATACACCAGCGAGTACCATGGACAAGCAAAGAGGCCATCGGCGACCCCATCGATCCATTACGATCCAGCAGGCCATGTAGCTTGGAATTTCAGCCAGAGACGAGAAGAAAAAGCTCAGGTGTTCCTCGTTACCCAACGCTGGCCCGTAATATGATAATCCGACATATACCATATTATTGGCAAACCTAGAAAGAGAGAAGTTAATCCACCGATAGGCTGATATATTTCGTCATTTGTTTTTCACATAAAGAAGCACAATCACGTATATTTGGTAAACAACGATTAATAATACGAAAACAACGTAAGATTCTGTAGAAATGTCGGAAGCTAAATTTTACTGCAGACACACgcgtgttatattttatcatatttgttGATTCATGATGTATTTATACTTTGATTTACCAATTTAGAGTAATGAGACATGTCTTCAAACGCATATTTGGTGTTTTGAAGAGAGACAATACACCGGGCCCGTTACGTAATCTCTCCTCCTCACTTTTTGATCGTGACATCATCATTCGTTGACGTAGTTTTTGCGAGAAAGAAGTAGGTAACTCTTTCCCATTTACTTTGGCTAATCGTTCCAAGACTTCGTTAGCTTCAACTAATCGACTTTTCGCCAATAACCATCTCGGTGATTCTGGCAGCAACCTTGAATAATCTTAGACGTTTTATTGTGATGTCGCGTGAACGGAATACGGAAGAAGGGTAAAAGGCAGAGAGACAATTACTCACCACCAGTAtaagaaatacaaaagaaaGGGTGCGCTCGTGGTTATGGCAAGCGTTCTCCAATCTCTTATCAAATAGGTCACACCAGCCAACATACACAATCCCATTGTATAGAAGCTGCACGTCATCACTGTCACGAATGATCGATAATTTGGTCCAACCAGTTCCAAAGCTGTTTGTAGAAAACCCAGAAAACGTTAATACTCATTCTTTCTacgagaaatatttctcataCTTCCTATTCCCTGTATTtgttcatattatttattatttctttctcttcgtggAATCTTACATATGATAAAAGGTATCTGATAAATAGCAGGAATGGTTAAACCAACGACCACCCTGGTAGCAGCCCAGGTCCAAAAGCTGTTCGACATCGACGTTAAAAATCCACCGGTTATTAAAGTCGCCAGACACGTGAAGAAAGACAATCTTCTACCAATTCTATGTGATACAACAAAGGTAATGAAACAACCTGTATTTAAGTTTCAAAACTAAGTAACAATGTTTGTTACCTATCGTTTAGCGTGCCGAAAAGGTACACTCCAATTGGTCCTCCCGTGTTTAGAGCGACCAACCCAATCGTCGGATAAATGGCATGATCGCACACGAGATCGAACTGAAACGTTTCAACAGGAATTAacgaaaaaaatgaaatgatcATCTTGATCGAAAAACGGAATAAAATGTAAACGTACATCGATAACGATAGAAGATTTTACTTCTGAAGTTTCATACTCCCAACCATGATCGCATGGAACAATGGGCCACGATGCATTTGGCACATAAGAAGCCGTTGTCACGACAGAAATATTTTCCGCTGTCCAATCGATATCGTATCGTGTGCATTGACTGTACGTTTCATTGTCCTCCTAATTATGAAGGCAAGAGTTACAATACTGCGAGCAAATAACGTGCACTATTGTGGAaaacgtacatatgtattctATTAAGGATAAACGACGTCTTTTCTGCAGTATCAAAGCGGGAAATCATCTTGGAAATACCAGAAAAATACTAGCGTTTATCTAATTTCCTCGACAAACAGCGTTGGTTGATAGAATGAGCAACGCTAACTCTAAATCTTATTTTCTAACCTACTTATAGTGATTAAGATTTATTGTCATTGGAATTAACTCTACCATTCCCATGATAATCATACGACTACGTACTTGGAATATAAAACGCAACAGAATATTACTACGAATTATTTTCGCCAGAAGCTAATGACAGAATTACAGATGTTtctaaatatcaaaatgattGTGTGAATGTTTCTCATGTAGctatcgaataatttaaaaatgaaaagctgGAAACGAGGGGCGGGTAAATTGGATTGACTagcttttaaataaatacccTAACTGTCTAAATTCCTCCTAATAAAACATACAAACGaggagataaaaatattagcgCCTAGACCGACAATTGCACCTGACTAATTGGAATCGCGAGTCTCTTTCTCCGGGAGACATCCAGAGTCTCCAACCCCGGTACTTTGCACCAGTGAGGTGGCGTGTCGGACATGAAAAGTTGATTGAAGGCGCAAAAACCACATGGAAGACACGCCGGAAGACACACGAGCCAGAGAAGTTGCTTCTGATAACGACCGAATTCACCGACGATCGGTAGAAGATCGTCGAGGTCGAAGCCATCCTACAAAACTCTTGTCTCTCAATCTTGATCACACACATTTTCAATAATCAATCATATCAAGGAATTCGAGATCTTTATATCATGTCAACAATcaaaaaacgtttaaacgaataacgataaagaaaaaaatcctACCAATTAGATAAGAGTATAGAAGTGTGTTGATAGGAATTATTACTACAAAGTAATTATTACTTTgtagtaataattataataagtaattatataataagtaataattccTATGAATAGATATTTTGGAGGTGTAATTTAGCATAAACAACTTACTTCGTCGTTCGCGTTTGCAGTCGTCTTGGCGTTCGCTGATTCGGACGTTTGATTTTCATCCAAGTCTTCCATTCTCGTGAACTTTGCCCACGTTCAAGCTACCGAAACGTCGCCGATACCTTAGAAACGCGTTACGTGACGTGTATTAGCTCCTTTACGATTGCAGTGCGATCGACGTGCCATTCGTTCCATCCTGCtgcgtctttttctttttcacccTCGCACGATCGTACTACGAGGGTGTCCCTCCGAAGTCGTCACGAAGAGGAGACAAAAGTATTTAGATAGCGTGTGCCAGCTCTTGTAGTGGATTTAGTGAGTTCTAGTTGGACACGTACCCAAAAGGAATTGGatgaattagaaaattaaatcgcTCACTGTTGATCAATCCACTGCTCGCtcaa belongs to Bombus pascuorum chromosome 10, iyBomPasc1.1, whole genome shotgun sequence and includes:
- the LOC132911252 gene encoding carcinine transporter isoform X1 is translated as MEDLDENQTSESANAKTTANANDEDGFDLDDLLPIVGEFGRYQKQLLWLVCLPACLPCGFCAFNQLFMSDTPPHWCKVPGLETLDVSRRKRLAIPISQEDNETYSQCTRYDIDWTAENISVVTTASYVPNASWPIVPCDHGWEYETSEVKSSIVIDFDLVCDHAIYPTIGLVALNTGGPIGVYLFGTLNDRIGRRLSFFTCLATLITGGFLTSMSNSFWTWAATRVVVGLTIPAIYQIPFIISLELVGPNYRSFVTVMTCSFYTMGLCMLAGVTYLIRDWRTLAITTSAPFLLYFLYWWLLPESPRWLLAKSRLVEANEVLERLAKVNGKELPTSFSQKLRQRMMMSRSKSEEERLRNGPGVLSLFKTPNMRLKTCLITLNWFANNMVYVGLSYYGPALGNEEHLSFFFSSLAEIPSYMACWIVMDRWGRRWPLCLSMVLAGVSCIATVLLSSDAVVTTLILFLLSKSAISASFLIIYPFAGELYPTQLRGVAIGFSAYISGLGLIIIPFVTYLGKENLVLPLVILGVVSVIGGLSGLRLPETLHHRLPQTVEEGELFGKDWTCADCFRCVPTKPSSAAASYEDLSIRETVEMHEVPEAPIPQRLLEDQQRPSNASVRRLVRQSSVMDTQRDSDGSIKMTYWF
- the LOC132911252 gene encoding carcinine transporter isoform X2, producing MEDLDENQTSESANAKTTANANDEEDNETYSQCTRYDIDWTAENISVVTTASYVPNASWPIVPCDHGWEYETSEVKSSIVIDFDLVCDHAIYPTIGLVALNTGGPIGVYLFGTLNDRIGRRLSFFTCLATLITGGFLTSMSNSFWTWAATRVVVGLTIPAIYQIPFIISLELVGPNYRSFVTVMTCSFYTMGLCMLAGVTYLIRDWRTLAITTSAPFLLYFLYWWLLPESPRWLLAKSRLVEANEVLERLAKVNGKELPTSFSQKLRQRMMMSRSKSEEERLRNGPGVLSLFKTPNMRLKTCLITLNWFANNMVYVGLSYYGPALGNEEHLSFFFSSLAEIPSYMACWIVMDRWGRRWPLCLSMVLAGVSCIATVLLSSDAVVTTLILFLLSKSAISASFLIIYPFAGELYPTQLRGVAIGFSAYISGLGLIIIPFVTYLGKENLVLPLVILGVVSVIGGLSGLRLPETLHHRLPQTVEEGELFGKDWTCADCFRCVPTKPSSAAASYEDLSIRETVEMHEVPEAPIPQRLLEDQQRPSNASVRRLVRQSSVMDTQRDSDGSIKMTYWF